The region TGCTGTTGCGAGGGGTGAAGGTTAAGGGAGATGCGGCGGTGAAGATGGGGATTGTGGATGCGGCGTATGATAGTGAGGAGAAGTTAACTGAGGCTACTGTGCGCTTGGCGCAGGAGCTGGGGAATAAGAAATGGGATGGTTACTGTTATCAGGAAATAAGGAAGAGTTTGTATCCGGATTTGTGTGGCGTGCTTGGATTGGTTGAAGGGAAACTTGTTGCTAAACTTTAGCTTATACTTCaagaaatttaaatgttatatcTGATTTTCGTCTTTCAAAGTTCTCAAACtggaaattttaataaattaataagttgTTCTGTGTCATTGGTGAGTTGAGACTttaaattaggattttaatCGAGTTGCATTATTCGCAGATTATTTGAAATCGACTAATAAATTTGAATTCGAGCTTTAGATTCTAATTCGGATACTAGATGAAGTGACTTGTGAGAATATTATTGAATTATGTAGATCATTTTAGTTGATTAAACTCCATTAGCTCGGATGTCATGCAAACTCCAGTAGCTTGGATGTCATTTGGATTAAGATAACTTTGGGTTCGAGTAGCTCGAATATCACTTGAACTAGACTAATTTAAGGTAGAGTTACTTTATAAGTTTTTAGAAAAGTAGTCATTTTTTTatccataaatataaaaaaatattgttaagttaaatataaaatattaaaatattcttAAGAGTTTATTATATCCAGattaattgaattattatttaaatgtagTGGCTAACACACATAAAGTAGAAGTCAACATAACTCAACTATAATTTATATCACTACTTTCAgatggctaataatcacccatgaccTCTAATTTTAGAGATACCTTACGACAAAAcctctgataaaaaaaacgatcagtaaatcctttaatttttatgaCGGCGCTCGCTAAATCTCTTTCGGAGAAAAATACTCTTATCGCcgtcttttttggtcaactgacattaaaaaaaaactgacgACGCCACGTGTCAGTTGACTCgtcatcaaaaaacaaaaaaaattcaaaatacctAAAACACCCTAAATTACCCACAACCCAAACCAGCCAACCCAATCTAATCTAAACCACTCGATTAACCCAACAACCGACCGCCACccaaccaccgccgccacccAACTACCGCCGGAAATTTTTCGGTCATCCCAATGTCAAGAACAAATCTgtttcttgaggaacagatctgttcctcaagaaccgTTCATGAGGAACAGATATGTTCCTGAAGAAACAGATTTGTTCCCACGGATTTGTTCCTCAGGAACGCCCATGGATGAAGAACAGCCATGGGCGCTGTTCCTTGTTGAAGAACAGCACCCATGGCTGTTCTTCAACGAGGAACAGCCGTGGACGTTGTTCCTTGTTGAAGAACAGGTCCAGGCCTGTTCTTCGTTGAAGAACAACTCAGTCGGCCGGGAAAAAAAAATGTCGGCCATGGTGGCGGCGGATGGTGGTGGCCGGAGAACAGTGGGGTGGTGGGTGGCGGTTAGGGTGAAGGGGTTTGGTTAGATTTTATTGGGTTagattttattgaattagattTGATTGGATTGTTTTTTATTAGGCAAGgtgttttaggggtattttgggtgtttgaaaattttaagatatttcgctgacgtggcgccgttagatttgttttctttttttaagtcagttgaccaaaaaagacggcgccaggggtattttcgtccaaaaggggtttagcgagcgccgccacaaaaatCAAGGggtttattgatatttttttatgagaAAGATTGTCGTAAGATACCCCTAAAATCAAGAGTCATAGGTGATTATTAGCGCTTTCAGATAGAGGAAGATTAGTAGGGATAGGAGGGTCAGCCAAGCAAGCCAACCCTACTGAATTCCATAAATTATGTCGGCCATATGTCATGATAGCCCTACGGCACTCACTAGACGAGGGAGAATGTGGCATTATTAGCCAACCGACCCTTTTAGGTATGAACAAAGGGTTAACGCACCCcatgaacttgtgacacggggtcatctaacccaatttatacttttttgagcaactaaccccaaaactcttcatttttgggtcaaataaccccataatttatatttttattttaaaaaacagatttaggataattatatcgcaacaattagggaagtatctaattacttttttgcatccctcacctccgatttgtattttacgcgttttaaaaatataattatgggttacttgacccgaaaatgaagagttttggggttagttgctcaaaaaagtataaattgggttagatgaccccgtgacacaagtttagggggcgcgttgaccctttgttcttttaGGTATTAACAGCGGGTCAAAGTACCATATATATTTCAACTGCTCTCTGCTCTCTGCTCTCTTGCCCACATCTTTCCGGTGTGGGATTTCTGTTATCCCATCCCTTTATCGCCTTCTATATTAAAGCTAGCTTTATCTTGGATATCCGAGCAAATCTACCCCTTAAGTAGGATCAAATAAAAGTGATGAATCTCAGTGACTACATCTAGAAGAGGACTAAGCCATCATGTCATAATAGATTAGGGAAGAAGAAATTTAATATCACTGTTATCATATTATACAGCAGCAGTTGATGTTACATTTTGCATCCGAATGTAGTTGATATTCACATTCGCGTCCAAAATCTATGGTACagagaaattaataattgttagCATAAAAAAATCAGTCGTTCCTCCAGCATAGTAAGTCACTCTCTTCAACGCAAAGGTCGAAAGCAAAACCAGTTCCACCTTACTGGGTAAAATCTCATAATTATGGAGGATGAGGATGGAAGTCGCATCGTTTGAGTAATTACCTGATCAAAGAAGAAACAGCCCTCCAAAATGTTCACTTAACATTCAACTTTCATAAATATCTAATGCCTAGgaattaggtttagggtttaatttgttttaccTAGAAAATTGATATTTGTAAGCCAAAGTTTTGGCTCCTGTCTCCTTCAAGAATTTATGTAACACATAGCTTGTGCTTGTAGAAAGTAAGAGTCTTTGTACTTTCTGCCACTACCAACGTGAATCCCGTTCCGTATCCAGTCCTCCCTTTGTATCCAAGCATCCCGACCAAAATCAAGAATTCCAAGAATCTAGCACCAGAGAACACATTTTATGAAATATCATGCCAAACCGTAAATTAGCAGTAACTGTCGTCTGAATTGCCCTATTGAAACATTTGAACATTCTAACATACAAAATAATCATCCTCCAACTTGAATAATATGgacttaatcactcaaaaaaccatcacctttaaactttttttcaattacaccctgacGTTGGAAAATTCTCTCAGAACCCTCCCAcctttagattctttttcaattgtactccaaagtattaaattgacctctttttacatgaaaaaaattttaaaataattttttatttttaatctatattctttttatttttgagtaattttttaatctatattctaattaaacactaatattattaataatataaaaaatcattctttctaaaattatatccaataactttttaaaattaaaaccataaaaattaccaatttagggtgcaattgaaaaaaaatataaaggtggggggattttgagaggattttcctacgtcagggtgcaattggaaTGGAATTTAAAGGCGGGAGGGTTTTGAGAGAATTTtccaacgtcagggtgcaattgaaaaacaatttaaaggtggagggcttttgagtgattaagccaatAATATGTAAACACTAAACAATTAAGTCTCTTGAAAAGTAATAGACTATAGCGACTAAAATGAATTACATTTGTTATGCTCCATTATTGCCTATCAAACATGCACTTAAACAGAcatcaagaaaaaataaaatggtaaaacatgTATGGCTCAAAAAAATACCGAATCAAAATTGCAGGCTGAATGGATTTGCCTAAGGTACATAACCTAAAAAGTGCAactgattacatgcacaaatgTTCGTCAAAAGCTCCAACTTCTTTCTTGGTTTTCTATCAGGCATATCTAAATTATTATAGCATTTCTCTTCCTTGAATTTCTATCAGATATAGCTAAATCATCACAGCAAACATGCACAGGAGCCAgtcacaaaaaaataataatacaattgTAGTGAGCGCTTAACTTACAGCTCCACCTTTCCAGGTCACAAAAGTTGGAGTAGTTCTCGACGGCAGAACCTATTTAACATATAAGGAGTCAACATAACATCAGCCTCTGCCATCCGCAACTTgagaaaaatcaaataaaagaaatagcACGCAAGATATGGAAAGTGAAAACCATCACAGTTGTCAAAAACTGATCGTGTACAAGACCAATGCATTTTCCTTTTATGCAAGTAGACTAACAGCTACCTCTATAGAAGATAATTCATCAAACCCATAAGAATCCCCCACGTTATTTTGGCCCATAGTTCAACTCGAGGATGTAGCTAACAGTATAATTGACCATTTACATAATTTTGGGACATGGAGTTGGAAGTTCTACTGTATGAGATAAGTTGAAGGTTCCAGAACATGACATTGACTAGGAATTTAAACCTGCAGAGGTTACAGAGGCTCAAAGGAAATAACTGTACATTgtgattttattaataatacgGAAAATAGAAGTTAACTACCATGTGGAGGGATAAAAGAAGGGAGATCCAACAACGAAAAGAAACCAACAATAGACCATTTCAAACAATACTATTTTCAAAGAATTCTCTGCaaactttacttttctttaATATTCGTAGCTTTGTTTACAAAGCTTAATTTCTTATATTCAGTTGATTTTAGTTAATGCAATTTCAGTTTCTTTCAAATAATTTACGAGCTTTGCAATCATTTTAATTTCAGTCAGCATAATCTTGAAGTGCTCTGTTGAggaaatttaaaatccattatCGTCTAATAGAAGTCaggtttatattttaaaactaagCCCTTTGACGCACTCATTTTACGCACGTTGCAATTGGTAGTTACCTGACAACAGGTGGATTAACTAAATACCGCAAATAAAGTAAGAATCCTCGGACTTGAAACTTTTCTGATATTAAAGGATCTTAGAAATTATAGTTAAACTACTGTAGTACTATGTCTATATACATGGAATCAAGCATTCATGTTAATATGAACACAATTTTGGACCAAAAATATCCCAAACACCACAGCGTCGACAAGATACATGCTACTCCCAAAATTTCCCAATTTTTGCACTCATATTTTAGCAGTTTCATGTTTTCTATAACAGCACAATTTCATTGCATAAATTGTCAGTGTCGTCGTTTGACTTGACCAGATAAGTAGAATTTTAAAGAAGTTCCAAGAAAATAAAGTGAGAGAGAGATATTACTAAATGGGTGATGCTTACGATAAAATGACCAAGGCAATCTATCTAAAGATGCCACCCTTTATTAGCCCTCCATGTTGCCATGTTAGGATGCTCAAAGTTATTATTGTCTGCATTATCAGACACTAGATGAACGGAATGAAATTTTAGcatttctaatttaatttcaacCTAGCCAGGACCAAACTGTATATGGAAAGTTatcataaaaatgtaaaatatagaAGTAAAAAAGCTAACCTCGACAGTGTCAATTGCTTCATTAGTAGGAATTGCAAGTAAGACTCTGCAGTAATAAAGGAGAACAGATTTAAGAAGAAAGAATTCAAAGGTTCATGAATCAATCCAATGCATAAGCATTTCAATGTCATTCTTAGCATTATTTTAAGCATCTCTGAGAATCAATTTTAACTGTCCTTCTTTCAGATggtattgttattattatttatgattaTGACTAAACAAAAGGGATAAATATATCATTAAAGATCCCACTCAGACCAAAGAATTTTTGCATATTGGTGAACTGTCTAAATCTCAAATGCTATTAGCACACAACCAAAACCTGCACGAGTTCAATGGCTTGATTGATTCAGGAAATTATACAACAAAAGATGCTGACATAGAGGGTAGGTATCCTTGGCATGTTCATTTACTATTGAAATTGGAATGTGAATGAAAATGGATGTCTAGATATCCAAGAAGCTTAATtcaagtttatttttaaattaaggcagaagttacaaaaaaaccctcgacTTTTTCTCAAAagacaaatcagcccttttactttttttgggcacaattaagccctcgtatttttaaaattgaacaattaaaccctcgttgttttaaaatcgaacaaataaacccttttagtttatttttgggacacttaccccctcaaattttcggtaaatattttaaacattaaaattatttttgaacttttatcctatatgattatggaagacatgtcagccatggctaaaggggttatttgttctatttgaaaacaaaaagggCTTAATTATCCCAAAAAAAAAGGGCTGATCTatacttttgtgaaaactacgaggttttttttgtaccttttgccttaaattaactaaaagaaTGGcaatcaacataaagtcaaagTCACTCgaattcaaatatataaatgttCCTTGTGATCCAAACAAGAAAATGATTGCATTCCGTTCCCAATTTACAGTGAACCCAACTTGACCTTTTCTTTCAGTAGTTGATTTAATCAGATAATTTTCAGTTATCAAGAAAAAAGAATGAGTGTCAAATATACACGCTCTACTTCTTAAAGCTGAGTATAACTTACCTCTCTTCTGCTACAGAAATGAGACCATGTGTCAAAGCCACTCCACCAATCTAAAAAACAACGCCATATCAATCTTATCACTGCACAAAAATTTAAGAACATATAATTTCATGAATTGCGATCTTGAAATGAAAACTCACCAATTGTATGCTGCAAAATAGTTTCCTCTTCAAGTCTATACGCCCTATTGATACACAACCAAAACCATGCAAGTGTCAAACAGTTCTATTAGGATAGCAAAAGTATGAAAGTTTTACCAGTTGAGAGGATGCTATTGGTGATAGCTTCTGCAAGACCAATCTTCTCTTCTTTCTTAGGCTTAGAAGCAAAAACTGGATAGTTATCCCACATTGGCAATCCATTAAAACCAGGATATAAACCATCTGACATGTCTGGTTTTCGAGGGTATTCCACATGCCATGCATCTTCTAGCATATCCTCACAGTCATGGAACCTAATGCAGTATCAAAGGAAGTAGTTGTTTGTGTTTTATTGGTACAGTACAGAAATCTGGTGTAAAGCAAGAAACTTGATAAGCATGACTACCATGAACGTGGAGGTGGAGGATAAACATCTGGAACAAACAGCATTGGGTAGAACAAACCCATAGGAGGTACCTGTTCGAACAAACTGTCAAGATGGTGCTCAGCTAAATTtcctttaagaaaaaaataatctaGAAACTTCCATCATCAAAGACATACATTAAGAGCATTTAGCCTGGTTTTATGAGATCCAGCTGGCATACCATCCTCATAAGACTGAACTAGAGCAATAGCATCGACCTCTCCCTCCTGTGCATAAAAGTGAACTATAGAGGAAAGGagataaaagttcaaaaacaattCTACAATCGCAAGTCACTTTAGAGGGGTCAATTTCCAATTTCCAGTAGAATCTTAAATGTCTTGCAATGTTCCATTAGCAGCTAGTTCAACCAAAGATGTCAAAGGGTTTAGTCCTGCCAAGGAATATTTGGCAGCCCATAGCATAGTAGTTAGAATTGTAAGAAGAATCAGAAAATTATTATTAGCCAAAATACATCCTAAAATGAAGATATTCACTAAAAGTTATATGATTCATGGTGATAAACTACTAAAAGACTCACTGAATAAATACTTTAGTAGGAGTATTAACACCAAAATTCAAgaatcatgattttatatggctGTCAGCAACAAGGGGAAAAAAGACAATCctaataactaaaataataaataaaatgtataGAAGGAAAAAACATGCCTTCAATATCATGATGAGTTAAACAAGTTGCATAGTTCCAAGTAAAAGTGAAAACTATAACAGGATTATCATATATGGACTAAGAACATTAATCTTTAAGACAAATAGGCACAAATGTCCTCAAAAGTTCAGCAACTAAGAGAAATGATTAAAATCAATGACGATTTCTCATCCTAAAGGCGATTCTGAGTTTAAATGAGTTATAATTGCCATTCTGTATTGCAAACTGAAATCAACTCAGAAAAAGAGATTGAAGAAAAAGGGGAAATAATTTCACCTTGATCTCACAATAAGACTCCCTCAGCCTGTTAAGCATCAGCATGTCTATAGGCTTTGTCAAAATGTCAGTTCGAAATTGGGGCCATGTCTGATGATGCCTCTGAGTCCAGAGCAGACATCTAGATATGtcctagaaaaaaaaaagttatataacTAGTCACAACACCAACACAGAACAGAAGTTCAAGTAAAATTTGACAACATATAAGATTATTGGAAGAAAGAGTACCCAGACAAACAGAATACTAAATGCACAAACTACCCAAATGCCAAGCCTATCGATCATATGATCAAATAATCCTTCTTTTTAAAGGATCGTGGGGCAAAGGAATTCTGAAAAGGCTTCATACACCTAGGCTAATCAGCAATGGCATTCATAgtgctttcaccttttttcagGAAAAATTCTGCAGCATCACATTTGGTAGTGACACTAACATCTGTTTAGTTATTCAAAGTCCTATCATAAGGCAAAGAGACTACTTATGTTCTATTTATGATGACCAACTAACGTGTGACATGatttttttctctaaattttGCAAAGCAATTTTTACTTCGTCGTAGAATGATAGCAATTACACCATCAAAATAGCCACCATATTCACTACCCAGAATTGCACTGCTATAAGGATAATTTTGCTATTGCTGGATTTTGCACATCTAACAAATGTATCATGTAACAAATCATGTTGAACATGCAGGTTAGCTTAATGGAGAACTGAATAAAAGTTGATAAGATGAACATATCATAGTAAACTGTCCCAGAGGTTTAATCCTGCCTGAGTTATACAAATTTCCACCTTGTGATGGGTAAATAAGAATGAAATACACAAAATGGCTTCTTTTTTCCTGCTGCAACACAGTATAGAACAATTTGGCTGATGATAATAAATGCACATAATATTGTGTACAAACACGAACACAAATGTTTGATTGTTTAGGACAGCATTAAAGCATCGATAGAAAAAGTTACAGCAACTTTTTTGCATACTTAAGCTTATATACTGGTTCAATGTCTAGttataaattcaaaatgaaatcaaagtttAAACCTCTCCGCCGAAGGGCAAAGTCTTTTCTGTATTAGGTACAGCAACTCCATCCTGTACAccaaagataaaatttattaattgtgaATTTATAATAGTAGTCAGAACcttaaaaatatgtattttaagcATTGTCAGCGTGCTCATGTTTGTACTATCACAATAAATAACTACAGAAAATAAGAGCCTTCGAGAGACAAGGACATGCAGAGGCCACAAGTAAGAAAAGTAACAAAGGGAACAGCAAAAGCCTATGCTTTCAGAAGTACATTTTTCGTCATACAtattacacttttttttttgtagaacTGTTTGTTTCAGTTAATAACAAGGGTTGCATATTGTTTTCCTTTACGATCACTAAAATATTACCCTTAACCTAAACATTACGCGCCTTCAAACTGCGAACACCATAAGGGCAAAGCTATATCTAGATCGttataaaagttaatttttaataaaaatgcaaCTACCTCAATGCAGATGACAGATGTCACTTGAGCACCAATATTTACGACACATGCTGTTGATAACCCATTTCCAAAAATTGCTGCAATACCTTCCTGAGACACATTTCATAAAATGATCAACATAACACCTGATGCATGAGCCAAAATATAAGCAGATCTATGAAGAAAATCACCTATAGCAGGAGATAAATGGGAAAAATCATTATTACACCAGTCTCACTTCACATATAAAAATGTACCGTGAATAATGTTAGAAAAAGTAGGTTAATGAAGCTATATTTCGTGCAAGTATTACAAGGACCCTCAACAAAAACATAGAACAAGAAAAAAACCatactttaaaaatcaaacactagttcttttttttttcttttttttgcatGCATTAGCATATTGAATAAAGAGCTTAACAGTTGAAAAGAAAATTGATGACTTAAATGGTACACAAAAGGAGGGAACTTTTCAAAAGTGTAAAGAGACAGCTTAACAAAAATCATCAGGAAGATGTTTATAACCTGGTGTACTACTACCGAGCTAAAGCACAAATCTTGTAGCACAACAGATATCATTTCTTTTATTTCTGCATAATACaagtaacaaaacaaataagtACATTACATGGATATGCCATAAACAATGTCAAGTCACGTACAGCCAGTAACTCAATAAACTTAAATATGTAAAGATCTAATTGATCTGCATGCACAAATCTAGTAAATTGTCTTTACCACGATTATCAAATGTTTCAGGCAAAACAAGGATCGCAGCAAACTTATTTCTTCCAGAATGAGGAAGCTGCAGTTTCTCTATCAAAATCCAATCCCAAATAGCATGCAGGTCCTCAAGCACCTTAGcagtaagaaaataatattaaaaatcagaAAATAGTTTCTCCTCATCTCATGCTTTATCGAAGCTTCAGGACACATGACAGTTCCTAGAAAGATATCAGTACGAAACTTCTCAAAGCGAAAAAATACATGATCTACCTACAGACAAACTGATGGTACATTACTTTCCCTGGTGGAGTGGTACACATAAATGAGGCCGATGCGGGTCAACGACTGGGCAGTATATGCATATTAACCAAAGGGAAGCTACTAAACACAAGGAACAAACCTGCTGCAAGGAATAATGCtgtgaaatgtttaaatgaCCCCTTCGAATAGGACGATGTAAGCAATATGGCTCTGCAGGGGAAATTCTTAGTGCTTCCCCACCACAAATGAATTTTCGGTATTTACTTGTGCTAGCCTCCTTAGCATCTGCATTTCCATGCTTCTCTGCAGACTCGCCGATCTGACCTTCATTTGTTGGTCTTTCTGTACAAACAATTCAACAGTGCAGTTCACATTGATAGAAGTCCATAACTCGTAAACTCAAAACAGTACTATCAAATTTAAAACTTCAATCGTCAAACATGATTAATCAAGTATGAGTCAAAGCGTCAAACAGATAAGAAAgcttaatttgaaaaatatcaaataaaagtcTGTAGTCATAGTAATAACCATCCATAATCTTTGTTTTCATTACCCGATGCCAAAGAAAAATCAGTTTCCTTCTCATACACATTAGTCCATGTTAAAGGCACATCCTTCCTTCCACTCTGCGAATTAAATCCATCAACACGTCCAGTCTGCAAATTACACATGTATTTTTCCACATatgaaactgaaaaaaaaacatcactatgttttgttttctaacgcAAAGCTAATAGCATGAAAGAAACATCACAATACCTTGCGCGGGAAAGAACTATTAGCAACCTCTTCGTCTAGAAACGGTATCTTCAAATACGAAGCAATCTTCAACACAAgtaacaaacaaacaaacaaaaattcaaactaAATTCACAACACAACCAAATACCTACtctacaatataaaaaataagcacaaataaaaccaaaaatggATTACGACTAACAATATCATACGCTTTCTCGCGCTCCATGTGTTGTGCTGTCGTGACCTGAGAATTCAGCATCTAAAACCAACAAAAGTAAACACAACCAACCGCagtaaaacaaaaactaaaaaaagaagctaaaacattaaaaaaaaatggtaaacCTGATCTTTAACATTTAATTTAGGAGTTTGATTGGTGTAACGAGCGATACAGTGAGGAATATCATAAGGAGTATCCTGTGGTGCAAGTCCAATTCTAACGTTTGCAGAACCTAATCATCGTAAATTGTAATTCACCGACAGataacataattttaatatacatacataGCTAATTTTGGCAGTACCTGGATTTATGACAACTAAATTAGAGCCTCTCTCGGCGATGAGTTGTGACGGCACTACCGTTTTCAAGTAATCCTACCGGTAAAACGTAGTAAAAATTGAGTGGTTCTTAAAAAAGAAGTGAGCAATTGATGGTAAATAGTTACTATACCATGGCGATAAGTGTGCGATTGTTGCTCTGAGCTCTTTGATTCTCCTGCTTCAACTTCTCACTTTTTCTGTTTACCAGTTCCGCGACAAGACTATTTTATATGCTCATTCAAACGACACCGTCCGGTTGTGAGTTCTATCAATCGAgtgttttttattgtttaattcattttttagtCAGTTTTATATTGTTAAGATTtttataattctaataatttggtttcgattaaaaaaaaaactaagacaattcaaaccaaaccaaactaggCCTGTTTGGTCAattttcttggttttgttttattatttcaatttggttTGCATTAAtgtttcattaaaaaaaaaattacgttCCAAGCCAAACTCAAATCAAAaactaactttttttaataatatcaaaCTAAACTGAAATAAATTTATCGATACAGTTTGGTTATTCATCTTAGTTCGATTTTCGCACACTCCTAATTATGCTGCTTCACAACTCTCTTTTTCATCTTGTACCAACCAGGCTTCACTGTTTTGAGGGGCATAAACAATGGACAACTGGAGggagataaaaaatataaaggatTGACCTGCTACAAAGCTCAATACAGTCGGAACATCAAAAAGTGctgaaaatgacaaaaattcTTGCTCTATTGGATTTAACGTAAAAATGAGCAAGTCCGGCAGTGAGATGGCAATGTCTCACCCCATTAATAATCACTATCAATCTAACAACCCAAAAAAGAAACTACAACATTGAGAGCTCAAGAAATGAACATCCACAGACAAGCAATGTGCAGCGAGTTGACACCCGATAAACTTCAGCAGTTTAGTTCGCCTTTGCTTTCAGAGCCTTCTTCTTGATTTGCCTCCTCGGAATCAAGTTTTTCATCCCTATGAAGAAAAGTAATGCACCAAAAAGTGCAACACTCTGCCACAACGAACCAACAAAATTACATTGTGTAAAGAATGAATGGAGAGTGAGAAGGGGATGCATAGAAACCCTCAAATGCATTAATTTGA is a window of Mercurialis annua linkage group LG2, ddMerAnnu1.2, whole genome shotgun sequence DNA encoding:
- the LOC126667790 gene encoding actin-related protein 9 isoform X1, which codes for MDYLKTVVPSQLIAERGSNLVVINPGSANVRIGLAPQDTPYDIPHCIARYTNQTPKLNVKDQMLNSQVTTAQHMEREKAYDIIASYLKIPFLDEEVANSSFPRKTGRVDGFNSQSGRKDVPLTWTNVYEKETDFSLASERPTNEGQIGESAEKHGNADAKEASTSKYRKFICGGEALRISPAEPYCLHRPIRRGHLNISQHYSLQQVLEDLHAIWDWILIEKLQLPHSGRNKFAAILVLPETFDNREIKEMISVVLQDLCFSSVVVHQEGIAAIFGNGLSTACVVNIGAQVTSVICIEDGVAVPNTEKTLPFGGEDISRCLLWTQRHHQTWPQFRTDILTKPIDMLMLNRLRESYCEIKEGEVDAIALVQSYEDGMPAGSHKTRLNALNVPPMGLFYPMLFVPDVYPPPPRSWFHDCEDMLEDAWHVEYPRKPDMSDGLYPGFNGLPMWDNYPVFASKPKKEEKIGLAEAITNSILSTGRIDLKRKLFCSIQLIGGVALTHGLISVAEERVLLAIPTNEAIDTVEVLPSRTTPTFVTWKGGAILGILDFGRDAWIQREDWIRNGIHVGSGRKYKDSYFLQAQAMCYINS
- the LOC126667790 gene encoding actin-related protein 9 isoform X3 codes for the protein MDYLKTVVPSQLIAERGSNLVVINPGSANVRIGLAPQDTPYDIPHCIARYTNQTPKLNVKDQMLNSQVTTAQHMEREKAYDIIASYLKIPFLDEEVANSSFPRKTGRVDGFNSQSGRKDVPLTWTNVYEKETDFSLASERPTNEGQIGESAEKHGNADAKEASTSKYRKFICGGEALRISPAEPYCLHRPIRRGHLNISQHYSLQQVLEDLHAIWDWILIEKLQLPHSGRNKFAAILVLPETFDNREIKEMISVVLQDLCFSSVVVHQEGIAAIFGNGLSTACVVNIGAQVTSVICIEDGVAVPNTEKTLPFGGEDISRCLLWTQRHHQTWPQFRTDILTKPIDMLMLNRLRESYCEIKEGEVDAIALVQSYEDGMPAGSHKTRLNALNVPPMGLFYPMLFVPDVYPPPPRSWFHDCEDMLEDAWHVEYPRKPDMSDGLYPGFNGLPMWDNYPVFASKPKKEEKIGLAEAITNSILSTGRIDLKRKLFCSIQLIGGVALTHGLISVAEERVLLAIPTNEAIDTVETIITLSILTWQHGGLIKGGIFR
- the LOC126667790 gene encoding actin-related protein 9 isoform X2, whose product is MDYLKTVVPSQLIAERGSNLVVINPGSANVRIGLAPQDTPYDIPHCIARYTNQTPKLNVKDQMLNSQVTTAQHMEREKAYDIIASYLKIPFLDEEVANSSFPRKTGRVDGFNSQSGRKDVPLTWTNVYEKETDFSLASERPTNEGQIGESAEKHGNADAKEASTSKYRKFICGGEALRISPAEPYCLHRPIRRGHLNISQHYSLQQVLEDLHAIWDWILIEKLQLPHSGRNKFAAILVLPETFDNREIKEMISVVLQDLCFSSVVVHQEGIAAIFGNGLSTACVVNIGAQVTSVICIEDGVAVPNTEKTLPFGGEDISRCLLWTQRHHQTWPQFRTDILTKPIDMLMLNRLRESYCEIKEGEVDAIALVQSYEDGMPAGSHKTRLNALNVPPMGLFYPMLFVPDVYPPPPRSWFHDCEDMLEDAWHVEYPRKPDMSDGLYPGFNGLPMWDNYPVFASKPKKEEKIGLAEAITNSILSTGRIDLKRKLFCSIQLIGGVALTHGLISVAEERVLLAIPTNEAIDTVECLIMQTIITLSILTWQHGGLIKGGIFR
- the LOC126667790 gene encoding actin-related protein 9 isoform X4, translating into MDYLKTVVPSQLIAERGSNLVVINPGSANVRIGLAPQDTPYDIPHCIARYTNQTPKLNVKDQMLNSQVTTAQHMEREKAYDIIASYLKIPFLDEEVANSSFPRKTGRVDGFNSQSGRKDVPLTWTNVYEKETDFSLASERPTNEGQIGESAEKHGNADAKEASTSKYRKFICGGEALRISPAEPYCLHRPIRRGHLNISQHYSLQQVLEDLHAIWDWILIEKLQLPHSGRNKFAAILVLPETFDNREIKEMISVVLQDLCFSSVVVHQEGIAAIFGNGLSTACVVNIGAQVTSVICIEDGVAVPNTEKTLPFGGEDISRCLLWTQRHHQTWPQFRTDILTKPIDMLMLNRLRESYCEIKEGEVDAIALVQSYEDGMPAGSHKTRLNALNVPPMGLFYPMLFVPDVYPPPPRSWFHDCEDMLEDAWHVEYPRKPDMSDGLYPGFNGLPMWDNYPVFASKPKKEEKIGLAEAITNSILSTVIRLIWRCFLDWWSGFDTWSHFCSRRESLTCNSY